One genomic window of Paraburkholderia phytofirmans PsJN includes the following:
- a CDS encoding methyl-accepting chemotaxis protein, producing MLPRLTIRALLACAFVSLAALLLAIGIGGAYGIRSTNQALADSAENVPTLRAIDQQLELISRVRMRLDRIVAAPTFINLNSSLESVAALLAESDNVWSFYRNLPAEVDEEGLAEAVTLAREDFKDNGCKPVIAALRAGDSTKAQEITFDTLQKKYVVLADATAKLVHFQEDNSAQLSASGRAHEKVTLAATLILTVTGFLCSLCAWRIVTSAIARPIAAATQHFEAMERGDLTTHIVIERDDELGVLLKRLGKMRNSLNRTVSTVRDGVDLVAHAAGEIASGNNDLSHRTEQQAASLQETAATMEEFSATVKHNAANTLEASTLTRTVSVTAGRGALAVQRVLESMNALKDASGKIAEITGIIESIAFQTNILALNAAVEAARAGEQGRGFAVVATEVRALAQRSGTAAREIKDLINDSVSSVLDGASQAADADDQMGQTLAALSRVTTLIGEIASASQEQARGIEQVTTAVSQLDEVTQQNASLVEQAAGASASMEEQATKMRDVVAGFRVTD from the coding sequence ATGTTACCTCGACTGACAATTCGTGCGCTTCTCGCGTGTGCTTTCGTTTCGCTAGCCGCACTTCTTCTGGCTATAGGCATTGGCGGTGCTTATGGAATCAGATCAACCAACCAGGCGCTTGCCGACTCGGCTGAAAACGTTCCGACATTGAGGGCGATTGATCAACAACTTGAACTAATCAGTCGCGTGCGCATGAGACTCGACCGGATTGTGGCAGCCCCAACGTTCATCAACCTGAACTCGAGTCTGGAATCGGTCGCAGCTCTACTTGCCGAGTCCGACAATGTCTGGAGTTTTTATCGAAATCTCCCTGCGGAGGTCGACGAAGAGGGGCTTGCTGAGGCCGTAACCCTAGCTCGCGAGGATTTCAAAGACAATGGATGTAAGCCTGTTATTGCGGCACTTCGCGCCGGCGATTCGACCAAGGCACAGGAGATCACGTTCGATACACTTCAGAAAAAATACGTTGTTCTCGCCGACGCCACCGCGAAATTAGTGCATTTTCAGGAGGACAATTCGGCTCAACTTTCCGCTAGCGGGCGAGCTCATGAGAAAGTGACTTTGGCTGCCACCCTCATATTAACCGTTACGGGTTTTCTTTGTTCGCTTTGTGCCTGGAGAATCGTGACGAGCGCCATTGCCAGACCTATCGCAGCCGCTACCCAGCACTTCGAAGCGATGGAACGAGGTGATCTGACGACACACATTGTCATTGAACGCGACGATGAACTTGGTGTACTGCTCAAACGTCTTGGGAAGATGCGCAACAGTCTGAACCGAACCGTGTCAACGGTCCGGGACGGCGTCGATCTTGTGGCTCACGCTGCGGGCGAAATTGCATCCGGAAACAATGATCTTTCGCACCGAACCGAGCAGCAGGCGGCATCTCTGCAGGAGACTGCTGCGACGATGGAAGAGTTTTCCGCGACAGTGAAACACAACGCCGCGAATACTCTCGAAGCCAGCACGTTGACTCGGACTGTAAGTGTTACAGCGGGTCGAGGTGCTCTGGCGGTCCAACGTGTGCTGGAAAGTATGAATGCACTCAAGGACGCGTCAGGTAAGATCGCCGAGATTACGGGGATTATCGAGAGCATCGCTTTTCAGACCAATATCCTCGCGTTGAATGCGGCGGTTGAGGCGGCACGGGCAGGTGAACAGGGGCGCGGGTTTGCCGTGGTAGCAACGGAAGTAAGAGCGTTAGCGCAGCGCTCGGGAACGGCTGCAAGAGAGATCAAGGACCTGATCAACGATTCGGTATCCAGTGTACTCGACGGTGCGAGTCAGGCAGCCGATGCGGACGATCAGATGGGTCAGACGCTCGCGGCGTTGAGTCGGGTCACTACCTTGATTGGAGAAATCGCTTCTGCGTCACAGGAGCAAGCCCGCGGCATTGAACAGGTTACGACGGCCGTATCGCAGTTGGACGAAGTTACTCAGCAAAATGCTTCTCTTGTCGAACAGGCAGCCGGCGCTTCTGCTTCTATGGAAGAACAAGCGACGAAGATGCGCGATGTTGTGGCCGGATTTCGCGTAACAGACTGA
- a CDS encoding aldo/keto reductase, translating into MEYNTLGRSGLRISRLCLGAMTFGAGTGIWGEIAGLDRARAARLVSIAVEQGINLIDTADAYSQGQSEVVVGQVLADLGLDESRMLVATKVRLRTGPGHNDVGLGRSHIMRSVETSLRRIGRDHIDLFQLHDRDALVPLEETLRALDDLVTQGKVRHIGVCNFSAGDLERARGITNRTHRSRIVSNQVHYALTSRDVEHEIAPVGTANEVSLLVWSPLAGGYLSGKYTQGGNATGRRTRLNFPPIDPARADPVVRVLQEVATELDASPAQVALAWILQRREVCSVIIGARTAEQLAANLDAQRIALTAPQIERLDQVSQPQLPYPYWMQQFHDKDRIVA; encoded by the coding sequence ATGGAATACAACACACTCGGCCGGTCAGGGCTGCGTATTTCCCGTCTTTGTCTCGGCGCCATGACTTTTGGTGCCGGCACGGGAATATGGGGCGAAATTGCGGGTCTCGACCGCGCTCGGGCCGCGCGGCTCGTCTCAATCGCCGTCGAGCAGGGTATCAACCTGATCGATACGGCCGACGCCTATTCGCAAGGGCAGTCCGAAGTTGTCGTGGGCCAGGTGCTGGCCGATCTCGGACTCGACGAGTCGCGCATGCTGGTCGCAACCAAGGTCCGGTTGCGCACAGGTCCCGGCCACAATGACGTCGGGCTTGGCCGCTCGCACATCATGCGGTCGGTGGAAACCAGTCTCCGGCGCATTGGCCGCGATCATATCGATCTGTTTCAGTTGCACGACCGTGACGCCCTCGTGCCGCTCGAAGAGACGCTGCGCGCGCTGGACGATCTCGTTACCCAGGGAAAGGTCAGGCACATCGGCGTGTGCAACTTCAGCGCGGGCGATCTGGAGCGCGCACGCGGAATCACGAACCGCACGCATAGGTCCCGCATTGTCAGCAACCAGGTGCACTACGCGCTGACGAGCCGCGATGTCGAGCACGAGATTGCGCCGGTGGGCACCGCGAACGAAGTCTCGCTGCTGGTGTGGAGTCCGCTCGCGGGCGGTTACCTGAGCGGCAAGTACACGCAGGGTGGCAACGCAACGGGGCGGCGCACCCGGCTGAACTTTCCGCCGATCGATCCCGCGCGAGCCGATCCGGTAGTGCGCGTATTGCAGGAGGTCGCAACGGAGCTGGACGCGTCACCGGCTCAGGTCGCGCTGGCCTGGATTCTCCAGCGCCGCGAAGTCTGCTCCGTGATTATCGGCGCACGCACAGCGGAACAATTGGCCGCGAATCTCGACGCTCAGCGAATCGCGTTGACTGCCCCGCAGATCGAAAGGCTGGATCAGGTTTCGCAGCCGCAGCTTCCCTACCCGTACTGGATGCAGCAGTTCCACGACAAGGATCGGATTGTGGCTTGA
- a CDS encoding LysR family transcriptional regulator yields the protein MRPSTENLSSGISVFAAVVDAGTFAAAAALMDMSPPGVSRAIARLEKRLKIRLFNRTTRAVSLTEEGRQFYEQVMPHLRGMEEAAAAAAGGGAIVRGKLRINLDPVFSHILLGAKLDAFMDAHPEIELEFIARDQLGDLIVDGFDLALRFGEPRSSSLIARKLLDATIVTVASPLYIASRGRPTEPQELGRGIHRCLEFRNPETGKPYHWEFHRKRKKLIVETNGRLTVNDPGALLNACLAGSGVAQMLLLGAEHLIRQGRLVNLFPDWADERFPLYAYHPSRHHVPARTRAFLDFIIALTSMG from the coding sequence ATGAGACCGTCCACCGAGAATCTCTCCAGTGGTATCAGCGTATTTGCTGCAGTGGTCGATGCCGGGACATTCGCAGCCGCTGCGGCGTTGATGGACATGTCGCCGCCCGGTGTGAGCCGGGCCATCGCCAGGCTCGAAAAACGCCTGAAAATACGGCTTTTCAATCGAACCACCCGCGCTGTTTCCCTGACTGAAGAGGGCCGGCAGTTCTACGAGCAGGTCATGCCGCACCTGAGGGGCATGGAGGAAGCAGCGGCGGCCGCGGCGGGAGGCGGCGCGATAGTCCGCGGCAAGCTGCGCATCAATCTCGATCCGGTTTTTTCGCACATCCTTCTCGGCGCAAAACTCGACGCGTTCATGGACGCGCATCCAGAGATCGAACTCGAATTCATTGCGAGAGATCAGCTTGGCGATTTGATCGTGGACGGCTTCGATCTGGCATTGCGATTCGGCGAGCCGCGCTCATCGAGTCTGATTGCGCGAAAGCTGCTTGACGCTACGATTGTCACCGTCGCGTCGCCCTTGTACATCGCGAGCCGGGGGCGGCCCACTGAACCACAGGAGCTGGGCCGAGGCATACACAGATGTCTCGAGTTCCGCAACCCAGAGACAGGCAAGCCCTATCACTGGGAGTTTCATCGCAAGCGCAAAAAGCTGATTGTCGAGACGAACGGGCGGCTCACGGTGAATGATCCGGGCGCACTGCTCAATGCGTGTCTGGCTGGCTCAGGCGTCGCACAGATGCTGCTGCTCGGCGCCGAGCATTTGATCCGCCAAGGGCGGCTCGTCAATCTGTTTCCCGACTGGGCGGATGAGCGCTTCCCGCTATATGCGTATCATCCATCAAGGCATCATGTGCCAGCCCGGACGCGCGCTTTCCTTGACTTCATTATCGCTTTGACGAGCATGGGCTAG
- a CDS encoding TetR/AcrR family transcriptional regulator — MARTATTAAAAPARRAVGRPSKGAIKKEAIVAVALEQIDKVGVYAFSLRDVARSLDVYPATIYWHVNSKDALLADVAGAVMQEVTPPRGKSSWQVWMRDLFFRYRAAVQKHPNVAQLIGAQLVSNSSLRTDLIDGVLIALLEAGATEENLLEAYNCVISSLIGFMTMELAPMPSEEVSQWADALKERVRSISPLDHPTLARYLPKLANKAFIVRWQNGTEVPLDSSFSANVEIFIAGLEGFLQKKTRAVAASETRKPRS; from the coding sequence ATGGCGCGCACCGCTACAACCGCTGCTGCTGCACCCGCTCGAAGAGCTGTCGGGCGCCCGTCGAAAGGTGCCATCAAGAAGGAAGCCATTGTTGCCGTCGCGCTTGAGCAAATCGACAAGGTTGGCGTCTATGCTTTCAGCCTGCGGGACGTCGCACGTTCGCTGGACGTTTATCCGGCCACCATCTACTGGCACGTGAACTCGAAAGACGCTTTGCTGGCCGATGTTGCAGGCGCGGTAATGCAGGAAGTCACGCCGCCGCGCGGCAAGTCGAGTTGGCAGGTGTGGATGCGCGACCTCTTCTTCCGCTATCGCGCGGCGGTCCAGAAGCATCCGAATGTCGCGCAACTGATCGGGGCGCAACTTGTATCGAACTCGAGTCTGCGCACGGACCTGATTGATGGTGTACTGATTGCGCTGCTGGAGGCGGGTGCCACAGAGGAAAATCTGCTCGAAGCGTATAACTGTGTGATTTCATCGCTTATCGGCTTCATGACCATGGAACTGGCTCCCATGCCATCGGAGGAGGTATCGCAATGGGCCGACGCGCTAAAAGAGCGGGTGCGCAGCATCAGTCCGCTCGATCATCCAACGCTCGCCAGATACCTGCCGAAGCTCGCGAACAAAGCTTTTATCGTCCGCTGGCAGAACGGTACGGAAGTGCCGCTCGACAGCAGCTTTTCTGCCAATGTCGAAATTTTTATTGCCGGCCTGGAGGGCTTCCTACAGAAAAAGACGCGGGCGGTTGCCGCGTCGGAGACACGCAAACCGCGCAGTTAA
- a CDS encoding aspartate aminotransferase family protein: MLNSSTQSLSATALTDALMHSTQGYVRANPASAAQFIKATEAMPGGNTRSVLYYAPFPLTIVKGKEARLWDADGHEYRDFIAEFSAGIYGHSNPVIRSAIDAALDGGINLSGHNLIEAELAAAVCERFPTVERVRFTNSGTEANLLVLAVAKVFTKRQKIVVFKGGYHGGVLSFGSGPNPVNVPHDFLFANYNDLSSVERLFEQHGRDIAAVLVEPMQGASGCIVGQPDFLRGVRELCTRFGALLAFDEVMTSRLAPGGMQEKLGIHADLTSLGKYIGGGMSFGAFGGRQEIMAQFDPRAEGALAHAGTFNNNVMTMAAGVTGLRELYTPQAAIRLNARGDQLRDTLNEVFAAAGVAMRFIGLGSLMNLQSTDQNIRSVDDLAGLEHRLKDLYFFHLVEAGVYLARRGYLTLSLPLSEEDISHFVRATRSFVERYRALLPTSR, encoded by the coding sequence ATGTTGAATTCCAGCACACAATCCCTTTCAGCCACAGCCCTTACCGACGCCTTGATGCATTCGACGCAAGGTTACGTTCGCGCAAATCCGGCGAGCGCAGCCCAGTTCATCAAGGCCACAGAGGCAATGCCCGGCGGCAACACGCGCTCTGTTCTCTACTACGCCCCGTTTCCGCTCACCATTGTCAAGGGGAAAGAGGCACGACTGTGGGATGCGGATGGGCATGAGTACCGCGATTTCATCGCTGAATTCAGCGCAGGCATATACGGGCACTCCAACCCCGTTATCCGCAGCGCAATCGATGCTGCGCTGGACGGCGGCATCAACCTGAGCGGGCATAACCTCATCGAGGCGGAACTCGCCGCCGCCGTCTGTGAGCGCTTCCCGACGGTGGAGCGGGTGCGCTTCACCAATTCGGGAACAGAGGCAAACCTTCTGGTACTAGCTGTTGCAAAAGTATTCACAAAGCGGCAGAAGATCGTGGTCTTCAAGGGCGGCTATCACGGCGGCGTCCTGTCTTTCGGCTCGGGTCCCAATCCCGTCAATGTCCCGCACGATTTCCTGTTCGCGAACTACAACGATCTTTCGAGTGTCGAGAGACTTTTCGAGCAGCATGGCCGTGACATTGCCGCGGTGCTGGTCGAGCCGATGCAGGGGGCGTCGGGCTGCATCGTCGGGCAGCCGGATTTCCTGCGCGGCGTGCGCGAGTTGTGTACTCGCTTTGGCGCGCTGCTGGCTTTCGACGAAGTGATGACGTCCCGCCTCGCACCGGGTGGGATGCAGGAGAAGCTGGGTATCCACGCTGACCTGACCTCGCTCGGCAAATACATCGGCGGCGGTATGTCATTCGGCGCATTCGGTGGACGCCAGGAAATCATGGCGCAATTCGACCCGCGTGCCGAAGGTGCGCTGGCGCACGCAGGAACTTTCAACAACAATGTGATGACGATGGCGGCCGGCGTGACGGGCCTGCGCGAGCTCTACACCCCCCAGGCAGCTATACGCCTCAATGCACGAGGCGACCAGTTGCGCGATACCTTGAACGAAGTGTTCGCCGCAGCCGGTGTTGCAATGCGCTTCATAGGCCTTGGTTCATTGATGAATCTTCAGTCCACTGATCAGAATATCCGGTCAGTCGATGACCTCGCTGGTCTGGAACACCGTTTGAAAGATCTCTACTTCTTCCACCTTGTGGAAGCCGGCGTTTATCTGGCACGACGGGGATATTTGACGCTTAGCCTGCCTTTGAGCGAAGAGGATATCTCGCACTTCGTTCGGGCGACTCGCAGCTTTGTTGAGCGCTACCGCGCACTTCTTCCCACTAGCCGCTGA
- a CDS encoding amidase family protein — translation MTQTNSSSLSDRSNQALEIDSHGRRRFVQDVASVVLAGATTVPNLSFASGSDPHELSLLEAARSIRRGEMTSERYTQVLLERTRSLSSLNAFITVEDATVLDAARNADKARLAGRAVGLPGLPIGIKDSYMTRDLPTSFGTAVAADFRPTTDARVVKAMREAGLLVFGKNNLVEMSYGLTGLNGHYGQAKNPYNPLHITGGSSCGGAASVAARLVPAALGGDTVGSIRVPSSLCGVVGFKPTPGRWSSKGVAPISGTLDTTGAIARRVADCELLDSIATGSHSRINRAIHGLKGIKLAIAPRYYLDGADPEIEKLFNETVRKLKDAGAHVVEVDLGADFGSLVAHGNWSVFFHETQPDVTIFLRENGVPVTVEQIYDGLEPHIKASWTRSVLPTGPNYTTDASYKDALLNSRPEVQRRYGNLAFSKADAVIFPTTLCQAPLITEQWQYPVAGKVVNDTFLSRNTYPASFAGLPGISLPMGLLNSGLPVGLEIDAGHGSDKELLQLARRIEEVIGFIPAPSNLA, via the coding sequence ATGACCCAAACCAATTCGTCTTCCCTATCCGACCGGTCGAATCAGGCTCTAGAGATCGACTCACATGGTCGCCGTCGCTTCGTCCAGGATGTCGCTTCGGTAGTACTCGCTGGAGCAACGACTGTCCCTAACTTATCTTTTGCCTCAGGGTCTGATCCGCACGAGCTCAGTTTGCTGGAGGCAGCGCGTTCAATTCGCAGAGGTGAAATGACGTCAGAGCGATATACGCAGGTTCTACTCGAACGCACCCGCAGTCTGTCATCTTTGAACGCGTTCATTACCGTGGAGGACGCGACGGTCCTTGACGCGGCGCGCAATGCCGACAAAGCACGCCTTGCAGGTCGGGCAGTGGGATTACCTGGGCTGCCAATCGGCATTAAGGATAGCTACATGACCCGGGATCTTCCAACGAGTTTCGGAACCGCAGTCGCCGCCGACTTCAGACCCACAACCGACGCACGCGTCGTGAAAGCGATGAGGGAGGCCGGTTTGCTCGTATTTGGAAAGAACAATCTGGTCGAAATGTCATACGGCCTGACGGGTCTCAACGGACATTATGGACAGGCGAAGAATCCCTACAACCCGCTCCACATTACTGGTGGATCCTCCTGTGGTGGTGCGGCGAGCGTAGCTGCGCGTTTGGTGCCGGCAGCCCTCGGCGGTGATACCGTCGGTTCGATTAGGGTGCCTTCGTCGCTGTGCGGTGTCGTCGGATTCAAGCCGACGCCCGGGCGATGGTCCAGTAAAGGCGTCGCCCCCATCTCCGGAACTCTCGATACGACCGGCGCGATCGCACGTCGTGTCGCAGACTGCGAACTACTGGATTCAATCGCGACGGGCAGTCATTCAAGGATCAATCGCGCGATTCACGGTTTGAAAGGCATCAAACTCGCGATCGCGCCTCGGTACTACCTCGACGGTGCAGACCCAGAGATCGAAAAGCTCTTTAACGAAACAGTACGAAAACTGAAGGACGCAGGCGCGCACGTCGTTGAAGTAGATCTTGGAGCGGATTTCGGATCGCTCGTCGCACATGGCAACTGGTCGGTCTTCTTTCACGAAACGCAACCTGATGTCACGATTTTCTTGCGTGAGAACGGTGTACCGGTGACTGTCGAACAGATTTACGACGGCCTCGAACCTCATATCAAGGCCAGTTGGACACGCTCCGTGCTGCCGACTGGACCCAACTACACGACAGACGCCAGCTACAAAGACGCGCTGCTAAATAGCCGTCCGGAAGTTCAGCGTCGATACGGGAATTTGGCCTTTTCGAAAGCGGATGCGGTTATCTTCCCGACCACGCTTTGCCAGGCGCCGCTCATTACAGAGCAGTGGCAATATCCGGTAGCGGGAAAGGTAGTGAATGATACTTTCCTCTCACGAAACACCTATCCGGCAAGCTTCGCTGGTCTGCCCGGAATCTCACTTCCTATGGGATTGCTCAACAGCGGCCTGCCAGTTGGGCTGGAAATAGACGCGGGCCATGGGAGCGATAAGGAACTGCTGCAACTCGCACGTCGTATCGAAGAAGTTATCGGTTTTATACCGGCCCCGTCGAACCTCGCATGA
- a CDS encoding NmrA family NAD(P)-binding protein has protein sequence MYAITGITGKVGGAVARTLLAAGQTVRAVVRDPSRAHEWAEHGCEIVTADMDDAASLTAAFKGAQGVFILPPSEFDPMPGFPEARVVIDAVSTALQAARPEKVVCLSTIGAQAIETNLLTQRTLMEQALRGLPMPVTFLRPGWFMENAAWDVATARDQGMIASFLQPLDKAVPMVATADVGRVAAQLLQQSWSGVRVVELEGPQRVTPSEIAETFARILGRAVVAEVVERDTWELLFRSQGMKEPMPRIRMLDGFNEGWIAFEGEEAGIVKGEVELETVLRALVSQAQ, from the coding sequence ATGTACGCAATCACAGGAATAACAGGAAAAGTTGGCGGCGCGGTAGCACGCACGCTGCTCGCCGCAGGTCAGACGGTACGCGCCGTGGTTCGCGATCCCTCCCGGGCACATGAATGGGCGGAGCATGGCTGCGAAATCGTGACCGCCGACATGGACGACGCCGCGTCATTGACCGCCGCGTTCAAGGGTGCGCAGGGCGTGTTCATTTTGCCGCCATCCGAGTTCGATCCGATGCCGGGCTTTCCCGAGGCGCGCGTCGTCATCGATGCCGTCAGCACCGCGCTGCAGGCCGCGCGCCCGGAGAAAGTCGTCTGTCTGTCGACGATTGGCGCGCAAGCTATCGAGACCAATCTCCTCACGCAACGCACGCTGATGGAGCAGGCGCTTCGCGGCCTGCCGATGCCCGTGACATTTCTGCGTCCGGGCTGGTTTATGGAAAACGCGGCATGGGACGTGGCCACGGCGCGGGACCAGGGGATGATCGCCAGCTTTCTGCAACCGCTCGACAAAGCCGTGCCGATGGTTGCGACCGCGGACGTTGGCCGGGTCGCCGCGCAACTTCTCCAGCAGTCGTGGAGTGGTGTGCGTGTCGTCGAACTGGAGGGGCCACAGCGTGTCACGCCCAGCGAAATCGCCGAAACGTTTGCGCGGATTCTTGGCCGTGCGGTCGTCGCGGAAGTTGTCGAGCGTGACACGTGGGAACTGCTGTTCCGCTCGCAGGGCATGAAAGAACCCATGCCGCGCATCCGCATGCTCGATGGGTTCAACGAAGGCTGGATCGCTTTCGAGGGCGAAGAGGCTGGCATTGTGAAGGGCGAAGTGGAACTGGAGACCGTTCTGCGCGCGCTCGTCTCACAAGCACAGTAA
- a CDS encoding serine hydrolase domain-containing protein, with amino-acid sequence MTIQFTRRDLLKRASGLLAVTAVGGLTGVQAEAAEAPPARSRVLAHKPAFTPLDLALRQAVDNGTVAGVVAMGATQRGLIYEGASGHANPQAGTAMTPDTVFWLLSMTKAITATACMQLIEQGKIRLDQPAGDILPELKSPQVLDGFDAAGQPRLRPAKNTLTVRHLLTHTSGFTYSIWSENLSRYEKVTGMPDIGYSMNGAFKAPLEFEPGERWQYGISMDWVGKLVEAVSDQSLEVYFREHIFAPLGMSNSGFLISGAQKQRVATMHNRQADGSLKAAPFEINQRPEFFMGGGGAFSTPRDYMALLQMLINGGTYRGERILRADTVAAMFQNHIGDLPVTEMKTAQPAWSNSFDQFPGMPHKWGLSFDINTQPGPHGRSAGSISWAGLLNSYFWVDPVRKVAGSLFTQVLPFYDARVVELYGQFEQGLYHGLQDA; translated from the coding sequence ATGACCATTCAATTCACTCGCCGCGATCTGTTGAAGCGAGCATCCGGCCTGCTGGCCGTCACCGCAGTAGGCGGATTGACCGGCGTCCAGGCAGAAGCCGCGGAAGCCCCTCCTGCGCGTAGTCGCGTGCTGGCGCACAAACCGGCTTTTACGCCGCTCGACCTTGCTTTGCGGCAGGCTGTCGACAACGGCACCGTCGCAGGTGTCGTCGCAATGGGCGCAACGCAGCGCGGCCTGATTTACGAGGGCGCATCGGGCCATGCCAATCCCCAGGCCGGTACGGCGATGACACCCGACACGGTGTTCTGGCTGTTATCCATGACCAAGGCGATCACGGCAACAGCCTGCATGCAACTCATCGAGCAGGGCAAGATTCGGCTCGACCAGCCGGCCGGGGACATTCTTCCGGAACTGAAGTCGCCGCAGGTGCTGGACGGTTTCGATGCAGCCGGACAGCCCAGACTGCGTCCGGCAAAAAACACGCTCACCGTGCGTCATCTGCTGACTCACACATCGGGTTTCACGTACAGCATCTGGAGCGAAAACCTGAGCCGGTACGAAAAGGTGACCGGCATGCCGGATATCGGCTACTCGATGAACGGTGCGTTCAAGGCGCCGCTGGAATTCGAGCCCGGTGAGCGCTGGCAGTACGGCATCAGCATGGACTGGGTCGGCAAGCTGGTCGAGGCCGTGAGCGACCAGTCGCTGGAGGTGTATTTCCGCGAACACATTTTTGCGCCGCTCGGCATGAGCAATTCAGGGTTTCTGATCAGTGGCGCGCAGAAGCAGCGTGTAGCGACGATGCACAACCGGCAGGCCGACGGATCTCTCAAGGCCGCGCCGTTCGAGATCAATCAGCGACCCGAGTTCTTCATGGGCGGCGGCGGCGCATTCAGCACACCGCGCGATTACATGGCGCTGCTGCAGATGCTGATCAACGGCGGGACCTATCGTGGCGAGCGGATTCTGCGCGCTGACACCGTAGCGGCAATGTTCCAGAACCACATCGGAGATCTTCCCGTAACGGAGATGAAGACGGCGCAGCCGGCGTGGTCCAACAGCTTCGACCAGTTTCCCGGCATGCCTCACAAGTGGGGACTCTCCTTCGACATCAACACGCAACCGGGTCCTCACGGCCGCAGCGCGGGAAGCATTAGCTGGGCGGGACTGTTGAATAGCTATTTCTGGGTCGATCCGGTCAGGAAGGTGGCCGGCTCGCTGTTCACGCAGGTCCTGCCGTTCTATGACGCGCGTGTGGTCGAGCTATACGGACAGTTCGAGCAAGGGCTGTATCACGGCCTGCAAGACGCCTGA
- a CDS encoding LacI family DNA-binding transcriptional regulator, translated as MVNLKQVAALAGVSSSTVSRAIAAPERLHPETLQKVREAIASLDYVPFAPARVLRSGRTRTIGIVAPTLMNELYARAIDTLESEFLQLGYTGLLTCHRDNHDLELSIVRALIERGVDGLALIGSNHHHDVLSLIRRQKIPYVLMWAVDREHVHPTVGYDNHLAMGRVAEYLVSLGHVGFGVLPGPDDTGQLSNIRLSGIREGLGRQGIALRPQAIIATPYDPEAVRYATRKLLCQANPPTALICNNDFIAAAAIAECRALEISVPGQVSVTGFGDWDLARLGSPSLTTVRSDAVRIGHLSARNLLKQINADGDCMAEQDEFEAELIVRESTSNPSAT; from the coding sequence ATGGTCAACTTGAAGCAAGTCGCTGCGCTTGCGGGCGTGTCGTCATCTACTGTATCGCGTGCTATCGCGGCGCCGGAACGCCTGCACCCCGAAACCTTACAAAAAGTTAGGGAAGCCATTGCGTCGCTTGATTATGTTCCGTTCGCACCTGCCAGAGTGTTACGCTCGGGCCGCACGCGAACTATCGGTATCGTTGCGCCAACGTTGATGAACGAGTTATACGCACGAGCCATCGATACATTGGAGAGTGAATTTCTTCAACTAGGGTATACAGGCTTATTGACTTGTCATCGTGACAATCACGATCTGGAGTTGAGTATCGTTAGAGCGCTTATCGAGCGCGGGGTTGATGGTCTTGCTCTAATCGGATCAAATCATCACCATGATGTTCTTTCGCTCATACGCAGGCAAAAAATTCCGTACGTATTGATGTGGGCTGTCGATAGGGAACACGTTCATCCGACTGTTGGCTATGACAATCATCTTGCTATGGGACGCGTTGCCGAGTATCTGGTTAGCCTCGGACACGTTGGTTTCGGCGTGTTGCCGGGCCCAGATGATACCGGCCAACTCTCTAACATCAGACTATCGGGCATACGCGAGGGACTTGGGAGGCAGGGAATAGCTCTGCGTCCTCAAGCGATTATTGCTACGCCTTATGACCCTGAGGCGGTTCGATACGCGACCCGCAAATTGCTTTGTCAGGCCAACCCCCCGACCGCGCTGATCTGCAACAACGATTTTATAGCCGCTGCTGCGATTGCTGAGTGTCGGGCTCTGGAAATTTCTGTTCCGGGTCAAGTCTCGGTAACAGGTTTTGGCGATTGGGATCTGGCGAGACTTGGTTCACCGTCACTCACTACCGTTCGTTCCGATGCGGTCAGGATTGGACATTTAAGTGCCAGAAACCTATTGAAGCAGATTAATGCCGACGGCGATTGCATGGCAGAACAAGATGAGTTTGAGGCAGAGCTGATAGTGCGCGAAAGTACTTCCAACCCGTCAGCCACCTAA